A single Oncorhynchus tshawytscha isolate Ot180627B linkage group LG01, Otsh_v2.0, whole genome shotgun sequence DNA region contains:
- the zdhhc16a gene encoding palmitoyltransferase ZDHHC16A → MRPCPTFLLVLLRWVRLRMCARRWRYSNGNNSRLPLCVRQRWAYLKLMVNSLYYNSLTNSDVVMDSLMEPIFWMVDLLTRWFGAVFVCLVVILTSSILLIAYVGLLPLILNTYSPPWIVWHIGYGHWNLIMIVFHYYKATKTAPGYPLRLKNDIPFVSVCKKCIIPKPARTHHCGICNTCILKMDHHCPWLNNCVGHFNQRYFFCFCLSMTLGCVYCSISGRNLFLDAYSAIERFKHMDLDKSGVPVTGMGQLIGILPPGQVVCSTYQTPPPPYTFRDKMFHKSIIYMWVLTSTVAVALGGLTIWHAVLISRGETSIERHINNKEAERMAKHGKAYKNPFNYGRLNNWKVFFGVEKRSHWLTRVLLPSGHAPYGNGLTWDICPIRKDMIPV, encoded by the exons ATGCGGCCGTGCCCCACCTTCCTGCTGGTGCTGCTGCGCTGGGTGCGGTTGCGCATGTGCGCCAGACGGTGGCGCTACAGCAATGGCAACAACAGTAGACTACcgctgtgtgtgagacagagatggGCCTACCTAAAACTGATGGTTAACTCCCTCTATTACAACTCCCTCACCAACTCTGATGTCGTCATGGACTCACTGATGGAACCCATCTTCTGGATGGTGGACCTACTTACCCGCTGGTTCGGGGCG gtgtttgtctgtctggtggTGATACTGACcagttctatcctgctgatagccTACGTGGGTCTGCTGCCCCTGATTCTCAACACCTACTCTCCACCTTGGATAGTCTGGCACATTGGTTATGGACACTGGAACCTCATCATGATTGTCTTCCACTACTATAAAGCCACCAAGACCGCCCCAGGATACCCcctacggt TAAAGAATGACATTCCGTTTGTGTCCGTGTGTAAGAAGTGTATCATCCCCAAACCAGCCAGGACTCACCACTGTGGAATCTGCAACAC GTGCATTCTGAAAATGGATCATCATTGTC CGTGGCTGAATAACTGTGTTGGCCATTTTAACCAGCGCTACTTCTTCTGCTTCTGTCTCTCCATGACCCTGGGCTGTGTCTACTGCAGCATCAGTGGCCGGAACCTCTTCCTAGATGCTTATAGTGCTATAGAg CGCTTCAAACACATGGACTTGGATAAATCAGGTGTCCCGgtgacagggatggggcaactcaTAGGAATCTTACCTCCTGGGCAGGTagtatgc AGCACCTACcagacccctcctcctccctacacgTTCAGAGACAAGATGTTCCACAAGAGTATCATCTACATGTGGGTATTAACTAG CACGGTGGCCGTAGCTCTGGGGGGGCTGACTATCTGGCACGCAGTGCTGATATCCCGAGGAGAGACCAGCATAGAGAGACACATCAACAACAAGGAGGCCGAACGCATGGCCAAACATGGCAAG gCGTACAAGAACCCCTTTAACTATGGCAGACTAAACAATTGGAAAGTCTTCTTTGGTGTGGAGAAGAGAAG tcaTTGGCTGACGCGAGTCCTCCTGCCCTCTGGACATGCCCCCTATGGGAACGGCCTGACCTGGGACATCTGTCCAATCAGAAAAGACATGATTCCTGTCTGA